From a region of the Pontibacillus yanchengensis genome:
- a CDS encoding SDR family NAD(P)-dependent oxidoreductase: protein MTLKNNVAIVTGGSSGIGEATVREFCDHGAKVVIADLNERGQELANTLQEEGFETLFVKTDVTAEEDVQQLIHQTVDTFGSVDILFANAGIGDATPAHELSYESWKNLLDVNLNGVFLTNKYAIDQMLGQETGGAIVNNASILGHVGQPAVTSYAAAKGGVVNLTRSLGVTYAKNNIRVNAVCPGYVETAILENADEETVQSLVGAHPIGRLGKPEEIAKAVRFLASDDASFMVGANMLVDGGYTAQ, encoded by the coding sequence ATGACGTTAAAAAATAATGTAGCAATTGTAACTGGGGGCTCTAGTGGTATTGGGGAAGCAACCGTTCGTGAATTTTGTGACCATGGTGCAAAGGTAGTTATAGCGGACTTAAATGAACGAGGGCAAGAACTAGCCAATACGTTACAGGAGGAAGGATTTGAGACTCTTTTTGTGAAAACTGATGTTACAGCTGAAGAAGATGTCCAACAATTGATCCACCAAACGGTAGATACATTTGGTTCGGTTGATATTTTATTTGCGAATGCTGGTATTGGTGATGCTACCCCAGCACACGAACTATCCTATGAAAGCTGGAAGAATCTATTAGATGTGAACTTAAATGGAGTTTTCTTAACAAATAAGTATGCCATTGATCAGATGTTAGGCCAGGAAACAGGTGGAGCAATTGTTAATAACGCTTCTATATTAGGTCACGTCGGCCAACCTGCTGTAACTTCCTATGCTGCTGCGAAGGGTGGCGTTGTGAACTTAACCAGATCCTTAGGTGTAACCTATGCGAAGAATAACATCCGAGTGAACGCAGTATGCCCAGGTTATGTAGAAACAGCAATACTAGAAAACGCAGACGAAGAAACGGTTCAAAGTTTAGTCGGAGCTCATCCGATAGGTCGTCTTGGTAAACCGGAAGAAATAGCAAAAGCTGTTCGTTTCCTCGCCAGTGACGATGCTTCCTTCATGGTAGGAGCGAACATGCTAGTAGATGGTGGCTACACTGCTCAATAA
- a CDS encoding SDR family NAD(P)-dependent oxidoreductase: protein MARLQDKVAIVTGGSGEIGKEVARAFLREKAKVAIVDINQEALQEAKAELENPDELITIQADVSKEADVQNYVQETLDRFGKVDVFFNNAGIEGEVAPITEQSVENFESVLSVNVLGVFLGLKHVLPTMMKNQSGSIINTSSVAGLMGSPGVSPYVTSKHGVVGLTKTAALEAANDHIRVNSIHPSPVEGRMMRSLEEGMNPGHGEEVHEQQTSAIPLQRYGESTDIANLVLFLASDESKFITGSQYRIDGGMGAS, encoded by the coding sequence TTGGCACGTTTACAGGATAAAGTAGCAATTGTGACAGGTGGTAGTGGGGAAATCGGTAAAGAAGTAGCCCGAGCGTTTCTAAGAGAAAAAGCGAAAGTAGCTATTGTCGATATAAATCAAGAAGCTCTCCAAGAGGCTAAAGCAGAACTAGAAAATCCTGATGAACTAATAACGATTCAAGCTGACGTTTCTAAAGAAGCAGACGTACAAAACTATGTTCAAGAAACACTCGACCGGTTTGGCAAAGTTGATGTATTCTTTAACAATGCTGGCATTGAAGGCGAAGTAGCACCAATAACCGAACAAAGCGTTGAAAATTTTGAAAGCGTTCTATCCGTGAACGTATTGGGTGTGTTCCTAGGATTAAAACACGTCCTTCCAACCATGATGAAAAATCAATCAGGAAGTATCATCAACACCTCCTCCGTTGCAGGCTTGATGGGCAGCCCAGGCGTCTCTCCATATGTTACTTCTAAACATGGGGTTGTAGGTCTTACGAAAACAGCTGCACTTGAAGCAGCTAATGATCATATACGAGTGAACTCCATCCATCCTTCTCCAGTAGAAGGTCGAATGATGAGATCTCTAGAAGAAGGTATGAACCCAGGACACGGAGAAGAAGTTCATGAGCAACAAACTTCCGCTATCCCATTACAGCGTTACGGTGAAAGTACGGATATAGCAAATTTAGTTCTATTTCTAGCTTCCGATGAAAGTAAGTTTATCACAGGAAGCCAGTATCGCATTGATGGTGGAATGGGAGCGTCCTAA
- a CDS encoding alpha/beta fold hydrolase: protein MWKQQLVETNRGTFEVFVKGSGEPLCITHLCTEFNKNGYDFAEQFSNHFQVFLVNVKEAGNSSKVESEEELSMEETVKDLEAIREHLNLTSWAFAGNSTGGMLGLTYAVHFPNSLTKMLVGGAAASNDYKDHPDSIYSQKNEHFTKIQEILETLNATGSQLEEKAQAEKEWTLLSLFRPDLYTYYYASSSNNAQIVPKRLNYYISKELPTYCVRQSLHDVQVPTYIYCGQFDTQCPVQYSQEIFNRLPNSALYIFQESNHVPYLEEKPRFYDLVIDFEKLAS, encoded by the coding sequence ATGTGGAAACAACAACTGGTTGAAACGAACAGAGGAACATTTGAAGTATTTGTAAAGGGAAGCGGCGAACCACTATGTATTACTCATTTATGTACGGAATTTAACAAAAATGGATATGACTTTGCTGAGCAATTTTCAAATCATTTTCAAGTATTCCTTGTAAATGTAAAAGAAGCAGGTAACTCATCGAAGGTTGAATCAGAAGAAGAATTAAGCATGGAAGAGACCGTTAAAGATTTAGAAGCGATACGAGAGCATCTAAATCTTACATCATGGGCATTTGCCGGTAATTCAACAGGTGGAATGCTAGGCCTAACCTATGCAGTACACTTTCCTAACTCGTTAACCAAGATGCTAGTTGGAGGAGCTGCAGCTTCCAATGACTATAAAGATCATCCAGATAGTATCTATTCTCAAAAAAACGAGCACTTCACGAAAATACAAGAAATCTTGGAAACCTTGAATGCTACAGGTAGTCAATTAGAAGAGAAAGCACAGGCAGAAAAGGAATGGACACTTTTATCCCTCTTCCGCCCTGACTTATACACGTACTATTACGCATCTTCATCAAATAATGCGCAAATTGTGCCAAAACGATTAAACTATTATATTTCTAAAGAGTTACCAACCTATTGCGTAAGACAATCCTTACATGATGTACAAGTACCAACCTACATTTATTGCGGGCAATTTGATACGCAATGCCCTGTTCAATACTCGCAAGAAATCTTTAACCGACTTCCTAACTCGGCTTTATACATTTTTCAAGAGAGCAACCATGTTCCTTATCTGGAAGAAAAACCTCGCTTCTATGATTTAGTGATAGATTTTGAAAAACTAGCATCGTAA
- a CDS encoding YfhO family protein translates to MNKRKLLSLLFFSLVIATLSHLFFLQQWMEGSYMAGPNDGLNQMLPFKQLIYENYTSGNFFYSLEFGFGGGFFGQLGYYFSTNLFFILTIIVVYLLEVLHIIDSPDVLFWAQATIFTSIIRMSLVIIATTMVFRYFSIRTIPAFIGASLYGASVIYFRHVTYWEFFADAFLFVPLLVFGIEKIIREQKPGWFIIAIAAIIFNNFYFAFINLLFVGIYILIRWFIPLQKKETSKLQQIKQFGISGLLGFGIGSIAFVPTIYAYFQNYRPAFNQERPPIDFSDNMLLDSRTFLLSTVVVLFLFVFSLYKHHLFRFFAALTLLFILFHFSPFMGSVFNGFSAPRHRFEYLGFFVAGGMVAAGIQLKDYIKRRHILISILLAVLAYGAFALLDQSYAIRTIFDQYMLVQTIIVIGAFVFISAYKRKIWLSACVIVLLANAGMMNTYQFDKLYKGGEVEKTTKEYILSGGYHSSEQQKLINRIQQQDKSFFRIDWKGTDDRNNVPIIQDFNGTSVYSSILNRNVLFWYYEKLEIDMKQESISRYSGFGNRANLYSLLRGKYIITQKEPDRNIPYGFKPYMESENYQVYRNTNTLPFARTSSQIYNEESMEDRSMVEREHAMLKGIILPNVQTDHPTLTALPNLMDQAEVEAVGGTYENGQLHITSETGGININLSSLPKEANDLYVSFHLKNNVKEAPWFPLHVNDFRTSRKSRESFYRTGKNDITIRVPKNQQMAIRVPEGSYTLNDLELYHQDYSVLDQAAQQRNGQPQKVSVNGNDITIQLNNEQNDQFLTIPVPYEKGWHVKVNGETKDIRRANYAFLGVELEKGENTISFTYYPPYFKFLVITFLLSLFLSIGWMIQKRKRPVSDVLTGRLRMR, encoded by the coding sequence ATGAACAAACGTAAACTCTTATCCCTTCTATTTTTTAGTCTGGTTATTGCCACGCTTTCTCATCTGTTTTTCTTACAACAATGGATGGAAGGCAGTTATATGGCTGGACCTAATGATGGATTGAATCAAATGCTCCCCTTTAAACAATTGATCTATGAAAACTATACAAGTGGCAACTTCTTTTACTCACTTGAGTTTGGGTTTGGTGGAGGTTTTTTCGGTCAGCTCGGCTATTATTTTTCAACGAACCTCTTTTTTATACTTACAATCATAGTTGTGTACTTGCTTGAGGTTCTTCATATCATTGACTCACCAGATGTATTGTTTTGGGCTCAAGCTACCATATTCACTAGCATTATTCGAATGTCTCTCGTCATCATAGCAACGACTATGGTATTTCGTTATTTCTCTATCAGGACGATCCCAGCTTTTATAGGAGCATCTCTTTATGGAGCTAGTGTCATTTATTTTCGACACGTCACCTACTGGGAGTTTTTTGCTGATGCCTTTCTGTTTGTACCGTTACTTGTATTTGGTATAGAAAAAATCATCCGCGAACAAAAGCCAGGCTGGTTTATTATTGCGATTGCCGCCATCATTTTCAACAACTTTTATTTTGCCTTTATTAATCTGTTATTTGTCGGCATATACATACTGATTCGCTGGTTCATTCCGTTACAAAAGAAGGAAACTTCTAAGCTTCAACAAATAAAGCAATTTGGCATATCAGGGTTACTTGGTTTCGGAATCGGTTCGATAGCGTTTGTACCGACCATCTATGCTTACTTTCAAAATTACCGGCCGGCTTTTAATCAAGAACGACCTCCTATCGACTTTTCTGATAATATGTTGCTCGATAGTCGTACGTTTTTGCTATCTACTGTTGTCGTGCTATTCCTGTTCGTATTCTCCTTGTATAAGCATCATCTGTTTCGATTTTTTGCTGCCTTAACGTTATTGTTTATTCTTTTTCATTTCAGTCCGTTTATGGGTAGTGTCTTTAATGGATTCTCCGCTCCAAGGCATCGATTTGAATACCTCGGCTTTTTTGTGGCTGGAGGTATGGTAGCTGCTGGAATACAGCTGAAAGATTACATAAAGAGAAGACACATCCTCATTTCGATTCTATTAGCAGTGCTAGCTTATGGAGCATTTGCCCTGCTTGATCAAAGCTATGCCATCCGAACAATATTTGATCAATACATGTTGGTTCAAACGATTATCGTTATAGGAGCTTTTGTTTTCATCAGTGCCTACAAACGAAAAATATGGCTTTCAGCATGTGTCATCGTCTTACTAGCTAATGCAGGTATGATGAATACGTATCAGTTTGACAAGCTTTATAAAGGTGGAGAAGTAGAAAAAACAACCAAAGAATACATTTTGAGTGGTGGTTATCATTCCTCAGAACAGCAAAAATTAATTAATCGCATCCAACAACAGGACAAGTCCTTTTTCCGTATCGATTGGAAAGGGACGGATGATCGAAACAATGTACCTATCATTCAAGATTTCAATGGAACCAGTGTCTATTCTAGTATTTTAAATCGAAATGTTTTGTTCTGGTATTATGAGAAACTTGAGATAGATATGAAACAAGAAAGTATCAGCCGCTATTCGGGATTTGGCAATCGCGCCAATTTGTATAGCCTACTACGCGGTAAATACATCATCACTCAAAAAGAGCCAGACCGGAACATTCCATACGGATTCAAACCATATATGGAGAGCGAAAACTATCAGGTCTATCGTAATACGAACACCCTACCTTTCGCTCGTACGTCTAGTCAGATATATAATGAAGAGTCGATGGAAGATCGCTCCATGGTTGAAAGAGAGCACGCAATGCTTAAAGGAATCATTTTGCCTAACGTTCAGACAGACCACCCTACTCTGACAGCATTACCCAACCTAATGGATCAAGCTGAAGTAGAAGCAGTCGGGGGTACGTATGAAAATGGTCAGTTACATATTACCTCCGAAACAGGTGGAATTAACATCAATTTATCCTCCTTACCAAAAGAAGCGAATGATCTATACGTTTCGTTTCATCTAAAAAATAACGTGAAAGAGGCGCCATGGTTTCCACTTCACGTGAACGATTTCCGAACGTCGAGAAAATCTCGTGAATCGTTTTATCGAACTGGGAAAAATGATATAACCATTCGCGTACCAAAAAATCAACAAATGGCGATTCGTGTCCCTGAAGGTAGTTACACGCTTAACGATCTAGAACTATATCATCAAGATTACTCCGTATTAGACCAGGCAGCACAACAAAGAAATGGTCAGCCACAGAAAGTCTCAGTGAACGGAAATGACATTACCATTCAGTTGAACAATGAGCAGAACGACCAGTTCTTGACTATTCCAGTCCCCTATGAGAAAGGCTGGCACGTTAAGGTGAATGGAGAAACGAAAGATATACGCAGGGCAAATTATGCCTTTTTAGGTGTGGAGCTAGAAAAGGGTGAAAATACAATCTCCTTTACGTATTACCCACCTTATTTCAAGTTTCTTGTTATTACATTTCTACTGTCACTATTCCTATCAATCGGATGGATGATACAAAAGCGCAAGCGCCCGGTTAGCGACGTACTAACTGGACGGCTCCGTATGAGATAA
- a CDS encoding GtrA family protein, translated as MMQMIRSLNTELTRFIIVGGMNTVNYYIVFLFLHNILHLHYMVSHITGFLISFVISFFLNTYFTYKVKPTLSKFLKFPLTQVVNVSTSSLLVFIFVDGFGWNSNIAPIVAVFFTVPITFIVTSKILKQ; from the coding sequence ATGATGCAAATGATCAGATCTCTCAATACTGAATTAACGCGCTTTATTATTGTAGGAGGAATGAATACCGTCAATTATTATATTGTCTTCTTATTCCTCCACAACATTCTACACCTTCATTATATGGTGTCACACATTACTGGATTTCTCATAAGTTTTGTTATTTCCTTTTTTCTGAATACATATTTCACTTATAAAGTAAAACCAACCCTTTCCAAATTTCTAAAGTTTCCATTGACGCAAGTGGTGAATGTCTCCACCTCTTCCTTACTAGTATTTATTTTTGTAGATGGCTTCGGTTGGAATAGTAATATAGCCCCAATCGTAGCTGTTTTTTTCACAGTACCCATTACCTTTATCGTTACAAGTAAAATATTAAAGCAATAA
- a CDS encoding glycosyltransferase family 2 protein: MDGSLISLILPSYNEEENIELIYDSIHKDMSHLDYDYELIFIDDGSADKTLTSIQQLAATYPRVKYISFTRNFGKEAALLAGLQKANGDAIIILDADLQHPSHLIPEMIQGFEEGYDQVIARRNRNGESRIRKGLTTMFYKIINMLVDVTLQNGVGDFRLLSRNVVNDVLKLSEANRFSKGLFSWVGYEEKIINYENVCRQAGDSKWSFSNLLNYAIDGVVSFNTKPLRLCLYTGLLILLLSLGYITVMFIEVIRTGIDVPGYFSTISAILFLGGVQLVSLGVIGEYIGRIYNEVKQRPHYLIKETNIHDANDQISQY; this comes from the coding sequence ATGGATGGATCGTTAATTTCCTTAATCCTCCCCTCATATAACGAAGAAGAAAATATAGAACTGATTTATGACTCAATTCATAAGGATATGTCCCACCTTGACTATGATTATGAGCTCATTTTCATTGATGATGGTAGTGCCGATAAAACCCTAACATCTATTCAGCAGCTAGCAGCTACCTACCCTCGAGTAAAATATATATCGTTTACTCGTAATTTTGGGAAAGAAGCAGCATTACTAGCAGGGCTACAAAAAGCTAATGGTGATGCTATTATTATTTTGGATGCAGATCTTCAACATCCGAGCCACCTTATCCCTGAGATGATTCAGGGGTTTGAAGAAGGATATGATCAAGTTATCGCTCGCCGCAATCGAAATGGTGAGTCAAGAATACGAAAAGGCCTCACTACGATGTTCTACAAAATCATCAATATGTTAGTTGATGTAACCTTGCAGAATGGCGTGGGAGATTTTCGTCTACTCAGCAGAAACGTTGTGAATGATGTCTTGAAATTAAGTGAGGCCAACCGCTTCTCAAAAGGTCTATTTTCCTGGGTTGGGTATGAGGAAAAAATTATTAATTATGAAAATGTGTGTCGCCAGGCCGGAGACTCGAAATGGTCCTTTTCGAATCTCTTGAACTATGCCATTGACGGTGTCGTCTCCTTTAATACGAAGCCGCTTCGCCTTTGCTTATATACAGGGTTACTCATATTGCTATTGTCATTAGGTTATATAACTGTCATGTTCATTGAAGTTATACGTACTGGCATCGATGTCCCTGGTTATTTTAGTACCATTTCAGCGATTCTTTTCCTAGGAGGAGTACAGCTCGTAAGCCTTGGTGTGATTGGAGAATATATAGGTCGCATCTACAATGAAGTAAAACAACGCCCACACTATCTTATAAAGGAAACGAATATACATGATGCAAATGATCAGATCTCTCAATACTGA
- a CDS encoding NUDIX hydrolase, translating into METLKVFNEHRQETGVASREEVHQKGLWHETFQCWFVSVEDGKPYVYLQKRSSTKQDFPNLFDITAAGHLLSHETLQDGVREVEEELGLYVSFDELYSGGIKIDPVTLGNFVDREFAHVFIYFCEKDIHDFTLQQEEVSGMIKVELSEFNQLWEEKVDQIKITGFVVDEEGKAEELDESVGRDAFVPHSKEYYQEIIQDMYDCLEEKWK; encoded by the coding sequence ATGGAAACGTTAAAAGTATTTAATGAGCATAGACAAGAAACTGGTGTTGCATCTAGAGAAGAAGTCCACCAAAAAGGCCTGTGGCACGAAACTTTTCAGTGCTGGTTTGTAAGTGTCGAAGATGGGAAGCCTTATGTCTATTTACAAAAAAGAAGTTCAACAAAACAAGATTTTCCAAACTTATTCGATATTACAGCAGCAGGCCATTTACTTTCACACGAAACACTTCAGGACGGTGTGCGAGAAGTGGAGGAGGAACTAGGCTTGTACGTTTCTTTTGATGAGTTGTACTCAGGAGGAATCAAAATCGACCCAGTAACTCTCGGGAACTTTGTCGATCGAGAATTTGCTCATGTATTTATCTATTTTTGTGAAAAAGATATTCACGACTTCACCCTACAACAAGAAGAAGTATCAGGTATGATAAAAGTAGAATTGAGTGAATTTAATCAGTTATGGGAAGAAAAGGTCGACCAAATCAAGATTACAGGGTTTGTAGTAGACGAAGAGGGCAAAGCGGAAGAATTAGACGAGAGTGTTGGACGAGACGCCTTCGTTCCACATAGTAAGGAGTATTATCAAGAGATTATTCAGGATATGTACGATTGTTTGGAGGAAAAGTGGAAGTAG
- a CDS encoding aspartate aminotransferase family protein: MEWQHLYNNMSDFLAPTMAKDFPNLPVEKEEGCYYYGTDGKQYLDFSSGIAVTNVGHRHPKVVDAVKKGADELLHGPSGVIMYESILQYANDLAEVLPGDLDCFFFGNSGTEAVEGAIKLAKHVKERPYVISFTGGFHGRTMGALGVSTSKSKYRKFMQPNGLTYQLPYADVKGCPEGEDVGEYCVKQLEKDVENLFEHQVTPDEVSCMILEPILGEGGYIIPPKEWLQKIREICDEYGILLIFDEVQTGFGRTGEWFASQALGVEPDIMAIAKAMASGLPLGATVASKELMQQWPLGSHATTFGGNPLACRAAEATLEVLKEENLPQNAKEVGAYATERLHELKEKHESIGDIRSIGLLIGIEVVDPVTKQADGDGLMNILELALEKGALFYFCGNKTEVIRMIPPLSITKEQIEEGITKLDEALTLHEEGLKSNQV, from the coding sequence ATGGAGTGGCAACATCTATATAACAACATGAGCGATTTTCTCGCTCCAACTATGGCAAAAGACTTTCCTAACTTACCTGTAGAAAAAGAAGAAGGCTGCTACTATTACGGAACGGATGGTAAACAATACCTTGATTTTAGTTCCGGGATTGCGGTAACAAACGTCGGGCATCGTCACCCGAAAGTCGTGGATGCAGTCAAAAAAGGAGCAGACGAATTGTTGCATGGTCCTTCTGGTGTCATTATGTATGAATCGATACTGCAATATGCAAATGATCTTGCTGAAGTACTTCCTGGTGACTTGGATTGTTTCTTCTTCGGTAATAGTGGTACCGAGGCTGTTGAAGGAGCTATTAAATTAGCAAAACATGTGAAGGAACGTCCTTATGTCATTTCCTTTACCGGTGGTTTCCATGGTCGTACGATGGGAGCACTTGGTGTTAGTACTTCGAAGAGTAAATATCGTAAGTTTATGCAACCGAATGGATTAACGTACCAGCTACCTTATGCAGATGTGAAAGGTTGTCCAGAGGGTGAGGATGTTGGCGAATATTGTGTGAAACAACTCGAGAAAGACGTCGAGAATTTATTCGAGCATCAAGTTACACCTGATGAAGTCTCTTGCATGATACTGGAACCCATTTTAGGCGAAGGTGGATATATCATCCCTCCGAAAGAATGGCTTCAAAAAATACGTGAAATCTGTGATGAATATGGTATTCTATTAATCTTTGACGAAGTACAAACAGGCTTTGGACGTACTGGTGAATGGTTTGCTTCCCAAGCACTTGGCGTTGAACCAGACATTATGGCGATCGCCAAAGCCATGGCATCCGGTCTTCCACTAGGTGCAACCGTTGCATCTAAAGAATTAATGCAGCAATGGCCACTTGGATCTCATGCGACAACGTTTGGCGGAAACCCATTAGCATGTCGAGCAGCCGAAGCTACCCTTGAGGTATTAAAAGAAGAGAACCTTCCTCAAAACGCAAAGGAAGTGGGAGCATATGCTACCGAACGCCTTCATGAGCTAAAAGAAAAACACGAATCCATCGGTGATATCCGCTCCATAGGATTATTGATTGGAATCGAAGTCGTCGATCCTGTAACCAAACAAGCAGATGGCGATGGGTTAATGAATATACTGGAACTAGCTTTAGAAAAAGGAGCACTGTTCTACTTCTGCGGCAACAAAACAGAAGTCATCCGCATGATTCCACCACTCTCCATTACAAAAGAACAAATAGAAGAAGGCATTACGAAGCTAGATGAAGCTTTAACCTTGCATGAAGAAGGATTGAAGAGTAATCAAGTGTAA
- a CDS encoding YjiH family protein, with the protein MNEETIAHHSSPKKSIVESGHLKFLIPSIIGILLFLVPLPFQGKITIGVGILAESVQGLLSSQLPAIMTTLILVSSILALVQVTMKPAWMDKPILQQLFSISPLWTSLRLLGALLAILTLFQLGPEWIWSQASGGTVLYSLIPVLTTWFLFAALLMPFLMEFGLMEFVGTLLRKIMKPLFTLPGRSSIDATASWMGAGPVGVLITTQQYEQGYYDKREASVIASNFSINSIAFSLVVISFIGLEHLFVPFYFSITIAVIVAAIIMPRIPPLSLKKKTYHEPVGKQISEDVPEGKSIMKWGTELAVSKANSVNSLGYVFKKGFTNVLDIWFGLLPIVMALGTVALILAEFTPIFTWLSAPIVPVLQWMNIPEASAAAPAMIVGFADMFLPAVIGKNIESELTRFIIAGVSITQLIYMSEIGVLLLKSKIPIKFWELVVIFIQRTIITLPIITLMAHWLL; encoded by the coding sequence ATGAATGAAGAAACAATAGCCCACCATTCCTCACCAAAGAAATCCATAGTAGAATCAGGTCACTTAAAATTTCTAATCCCTTCCATTATTGGGATTCTACTATTCTTAGTCCCTCTCCCTTTTCAAGGAAAAATTACAATAGGAGTAGGGATATTAGCTGAATCTGTTCAAGGACTACTATCTAGTCAACTACCAGCGATTATGACAACATTGATTCTTGTTTCTTCCATTCTAGCTTTAGTGCAAGTAACGATGAAGCCTGCTTGGATGGACAAACCAATCCTCCAGCAACTTTTCTCGATCTCTCCATTGTGGACGAGCTTGCGTTTACTAGGAGCGTTATTGGCCATTTTGACCCTTTTCCAGTTAGGACCGGAATGGATTTGGTCTCAGGCAAGTGGAGGTACCGTTTTATATTCCTTAATCCCTGTACTTACGACATGGTTTTTGTTCGCAGCTCTGTTAATGCCATTCTTAATGGAATTTGGTTTGATGGAATTCGTAGGAACACTATTACGTAAAATTATGAAGCCACTATTCACTCTACCAGGCCGTTCTTCTATCGATGCCACTGCATCATGGATGGGAGCAGGACCTGTAGGTGTTTTAATTACGACACAACAATATGAACAAGGTTACTATGACAAACGGGAAGCATCTGTCATTGCGTCGAACTTCTCGATTAACTCTATTGCATTCAGTCTTGTTGTTATTAGCTTTATTGGACTTGAGCACTTATTCGTTCCATTCTATTTTTCCATTACGATAGCTGTTATCGTGGCAGCAATTATCATGCCTCGTATTCCACCACTATCTTTAAAGAAAAAGACGTATCATGAACCAGTTGGGAAGCAAATCTCTGAAGATGTGCCAGAAGGCAAGTCCATTATGAAATGGGGCACGGAACTTGCTGTATCAAAAGCAAACTCCGTTAACAGCTTGGGCTATGTATTTAAAAAAGGATTTACGAACGTATTAGACATTTGGTTCGGCTTATTGCCTATTGTGATGGCACTCGGTACAGTAGCACTGATTCTAGCTGAATTCACGCCAATTTTCACATGGTTGTCTGCTCCTATCGTTCCCGTGCTACAATGGATGAACATCCCTGAAGCCAGTGCAGCAGCACCAGCTATGATTGTAGGTTTTGCAGACATGTTCCTACCAGCCGTTATCGGGAAAAATATCGAGAGTGAATTAACTCGTTTCATCATCGCTGGCGTATCGATTACACAACTGATTTATATGTCTGAAATAGGCGTCCTTTTATTAAAATCCAAAATCCCAATCAAATTCTGGGAACTTGTCGTTATATTTATCCAACGTACGATTATTACACTACCAATCATTACACTAATGGCACATTGGCTTTTATAA
- a CDS encoding YdcF family protein — translation MKKIFGFLLLAMFAYVLYSGYSMWTYSTNYPPEHTDAAIVLGAAAYHDDPSPVFEERIKHGLKLYKDDYVDKLVFTGGKGSGAAYAEAEVAKMYAIEHGVPESDIVIETSSTITEENLKNAKSKGDTSKIDSYTIVSDPFHTKRALAMAHNLNMDAIASPTKTSKYKSLETKVPFFLREWAFYLGYEAASFIR, via the coding sequence ATGAAAAAAATATTTGGTTTTCTATTGCTAGCTATGTTCGCTTACGTTCTGTATTCTGGCTATTCGATGTGGACGTATTCCACGAACTATCCTCCGGAACATACCGATGCGGCTATTGTCCTTGGGGCAGCAGCCTATCATGATGACCCTTCCCCTGTATTTGAAGAGCGGATTAAACATGGATTGAAGTTGTATAAAGACGATTATGTTGATAAGCTCGTTTTCACAGGTGGGAAAGGTTCAGGAGCAGCCTATGCAGAGGCGGAAGTTGCCAAAATGTATGCCATAGAGCATGGGGTTCCTGAAAGTGATATTGTGATTGAAACATCCTCCACAATCACAGAGGAAAATTTAAAAAACGCAAAGTCAAAAGGGGATACATCAAAAATAGACTCATATACAATCGTTAGTGATCCTTTTCATACCAAACGAGCTTTAGCAATGGCCCATAATCTAAATATGGACGCAATCGCTTCCCCTACAAAGACTTCAAAGTATAAAAGCCTCGAAACGAAGGTGCCTTTTTTCCTTAGAGAATGGGCGTTTTATTTAGGGTACGAGGCAGC